In one Lolium rigidum isolate FL_2022 chromosome 3, APGP_CSIRO_Lrig_0.1, whole genome shotgun sequence genomic region, the following are encoded:
- the LOC124696631 gene encoding peroxidase 43-like → MGCSSTSCSVAVALLLLALGASGQLQVGFYSKSCPSAESTVASVVRAASASDSTILPALLRLQFHDCFVRGCDASVLIKGGNNSAEVDNAKHQGLRGLDVIDSAKAQLETQCPGVVSCADIVILAARDAVAFTGGPSFDVPTGRLDGKVSNLRDADVLPDVHDSAQVLRSKFAAGSLDDKDLVLLSAAHTVGTTACFFMQDRLYNFPLAGGGRGSDPSIPVDFLAELMSRCAPGDFNTRVPLDRGSERIFDTSILRNIRNGFAVIASDAALYDDASTVDVVDSYSGLLGTIFGPYFRQDFADSMVKMGSIGVITGSNGEVRKLCSKFN, encoded by the exons ATGGGCTGTAGCAGTACGAGCTGCAGCGTGGCCGTGGCCCTCTTGCTGCTGGCGCTCGGAGCCAGTGGCCAGCTGCAGGTGGGGTTCTACTCCAAGTCCTGCCCCAGCGCCGAATCCACCGTCGCGTCCGTCGTCcgggccgcctccgcctccgactccaccaTCCTCCCcgcgctcctccgcctccagTTCCATGACTGCTTCGTCAGG GGTTGCGACGCGTCGGTGCTGATCAAGGGTGGTAACAACAGTGCGGAGGTGGACAACGCGAAGCACCAGGGCCTCCGCGGGCTGGACGTGATCGACAGCGCCAAGGCGCAGCTCGAGACGCAGTGCCCAGGCGTcgtctcctgcgccgacatcGTCATCCTCGCCGCGCGCGACGCCGTCGCCTTC ACGGGCGGGCCGTCGTTCGACGTGCCGACTGGCCGGCTCGACGGCAAGGTGTCGAACCTGCGCGACGCCGACGTGCTGCCGGACGTGCACGACTCCGCCCAGGTCCTCCGCTCCAAGTTCGCCGCCGGCAGCCTCGACGACAAGGATCTCGTCCTCCTGAGCG CCGCGCACACGGTGGGCACCACGGCCTGCTTCTTCATGCAGGACCGCCTCTACAACTTCCCGCTCGCGGGCGGCGGCCGAGGGTCGGACCCGTCCATCCCGGTCGACTTCCTCGCCGAGCTAATGTCCCGGTGCGCGCCGGGGGACTTCAACACGCGGGTGCCGCTGGACCGCGGCAGCGAGCGCATCTTCGACACCTCCATCCTCCGCAACATCCGCAACGGCTTCGCCGTCAtcgcctccgacgccgccctctaCGACGACGCCTCCACCGTCGACGTCGTTGACTCCTACTCCGGCCTCCTCGGCACCATCTTCGGGCCATACTTCCGCCAGGACTTCGCCGACTCCATGGTCAAGATGGGCAGCATCGGCGTCATCACCGGCAGCAACGGAGAGGTCCGGAAGCTCTGCTCCAAGTTCAACTGA